Proteins from one Ipomoea triloba cultivar NCNSP0323 chromosome 1, ASM357664v1 genomic window:
- the LOC116021928 gene encoding endo-1,4-beta-xylanase 1-like — translation MKRFAACCFPIRASKSHSQQSHPQVSRESMENPAIVNVNDKESMEKPAVINASSILESEDSKENMKSETGYSATNNIVLNHEFSEGLHMWHANCCEAYVVPVGCGDKGVPTDFGGCYAVITNRKDSWQGLEQDITNRVSTGSIYSVRACVGVSGTISGSTDVLATLKLEYQDSATRYLFIGRKSVSVNSWETLEGSFSLSAKPDRVVFYLEGPSPGVDILIKSVIISCSSPRKCENSSTVHVSDGDESVILNPTFEDGLNNWTGRGCNVVLHDSMADGKILPLSGKVFACATARTQTWHGIQQEVTGRVQRKLAYEATAVVRIYGNNVTSSEVRITLWVQAADLREQYIGVAKVQATDKDWAQLQGKFLINGSPSKLAIFLEGPPPGTDILINYFGVKHAAKVPPSPPPVIENPGYGVNIITNSNLNDGTNGWFPLGNCTMSAATGSPHIMPPRARDSLGAHAPLSGSYILVTNRTQTWMGPAQMISDKVKPYLTYQVSAWVKIGNATGPQSVNIALSVDSQWVNGGQVEITDDRWHEIGGAFRIEKQAAKIMAYIQGPAVGVDLMVAGLQIFAVDRQARFKHLKRETDKIRKRDVVLKFSGSGAGSLLGTLVRVRQTQNSFPFGSCINRSQMDNEDFTAFFVKNFNWAVFGNELKWYSTEVQQGKLTYKDADELLDFCTKNNMPVRGHCIFWEVESTVQQWIRSLSKNDMYTAVQNRLTSLLTRYKGKFPQYDVNNEMLHGSFYQDHLGKEIRVNMFKTAHQLDPSAVLFVNDYHVEDYSDSRSSPEKYIDHILDLQEQGAPVGGIGVQGHIDNPVGTVVCSALDKLGILGLPIWFTELDFSSANEYVRADDLEVMLRECFAHPAVEGIVLWGFWELFTSRENSHLVNAEGDLNEAGKRYLALKQEWMTHGHGHIDEQGQYCFRGFLGSYEVEIITATKKITKTFVVAEKGDDPQVISIDGL, via the exons GATTCAAAGGAGAACATGAAAAGTGAGACGGGCTATTCTGCTACTAATAATATTGTCCTTAACCATGAGTTCTCTGAAGGGCTGCATATGTGGCACGCTAATTGCTGTGAAGCCTATGTGGTTCCAGTAGGTTGTGGTGATAAAGGAGTGCCAACAGATTTTGGCGGTTGTTATGCTGTTATTACAAATCGCAAGGACTCCTGGCAAGGCTTGGAGCAAGATATTACAAACAGAGTTTCCACGGGTTCCATTTATTCAGTTCGTGCTTGTGTTGGAGTCTCGGGGACAATTTCAGGCTCTACTGATGTCCTGGCTACACTGAAACTTGAATACCAAGACTCGGCTACCAGATATCTCTTTATTGGAAG AAAATCTGTTAGTGTAAACAGTTGGGAAACACTGGAAGGATCATTTTCACTGTCTGCTAAACCTGATCGGGTTGTATTTTATCTGGAAGGGCCTTCACCTGGAGTAGACATACTCATAAAATCAGTCATAATCTCTTGTTCCAGTCCCAGAAAATGTGAG AATTCAAGCACAGTTCATGTATCTGATGGAGACGAGAGTGTTATATTGAACCCCACATTTGAGGATGGTCTGAATAACTGGACGGGAAGAGGCTGCAATGTTGTTTTACATGATTCTATGGCAGATGGGAAAATCCTTCCACTATCTGGCAAGGTCTTTGCATGTGCAACAGCACGAACACAGACCTGGCATGGCATTCAGCAAGAGGTAACCGGAAGAGTGCAGCGAAAGCTTGCATACGAGGCTACAGCTGTAGTTCGGATATATGGAAACAATGTAACTAGTTCAGAAGTTCGGATAACGTTGTGGGTTCAGGCTGCTGATCTCCGTGAACAGTACATAGGCGTTGCCAA AGTACAAGCAACAGACAAGGACTGGGCACAGTTACAAGGAAAATTCCTTATAAATGGTTCCCCTTCGAAACTAGCTATTTTTCTTGAAGGCCCACCTCCAGGCACCGACATCCTCATTAATTATTTTGGTGTAAAGCATGCTGCTAAAGTGCCTCCATCACCTCCACCGGTGATTGAG AATCCTGGTTATGGTGtaaatattattacaaatagCAATCTCAATGATGGGACAAACGGGTGGTTTCCCCTTGGCAATTGCACGATGAGTGCTGCAACTGGCTCGCCACATATAATGCCTCCCAGGGCTAGAGATTCACTCGGGGCTCATGCACCTTTAAGTGGTTCCTATATTCTTGTGACTAATCGCACCCAGACATGGATGGGTCCTGCCCAGATGATTTCAGATAAAGTTAAACCCTATTTGACATATCAGGTCTCTGCATGGGTTAAAATTGGAAACGCGACTGGTCCTCAGAGTGTAAACATTGCCCTCTCGGTGGACAGCCAATGGGTGAATGGGGGCCAAGTTGAGATTACTGATGATCGGTGGCATGAAATTGGTGGAGCCTTCAGAATAGAGAAGCAGGCGGCTAAGATAATGGCGTATATTCAGGGTCCCGCTGTAGGCGTTGATTTAATGGTTGCTGGACTTCAAATTTTTGCTGTTGACAGACAGGCTCGGTTTAAGCATCTGAAAAGAGAAACTGATAAG ATACGCAAGCGTGATGTTGTCTTGAAATTCTCGGGATCAGGTGCAGGCAGTTTGCTTGGCACCTTAGTGAGAGTACGACAAACGCAAAACAGCTTCCCCTTTGGGTCGTGCATTAATAGGTCCCAAATGGACAATGAAGACTTCACTGCTTTCTTTGTCAAGAATTTTAATTGGGCTGTGTTTGGGAATGAGCTGAAGTGGTACTCGACGGAAGTGCAGCAAGGGAAGCTAACTTATAAAGACGCTGATGAGCTCCTGGACTTTTGCACGAAGAACAACATGCCAGTTCGCGGCCATTGCATATTCTGGGAGGTGGAGTCCACGGTTCAGCAATGGATTCGTTCTTTGAGCAAGAACGACATGTATACAGCAGTTCAGAACCGTCTAACGAGCTTGCTCACGCGCTACAAGGGAAAATTCCCTCAGTACGACGTGAACAATGAGATGTTGCATGGCTCGTTCTATCAGGATCACTTGGGGAAAGAAATCAGAGTGAACATGTTCAAGACTGCCCACCAACTCGACCCGTCTGCAGTCCTATTTGTCAACGATTACCACGTTGAGGACTATTCTGACAGCCGGTCATCTCCAGAGAAGTATATCGACCACATTCTTGATCTCCAGGAGCAAGGGGCGCCCGTGGGGGGAATAGGCGTTCAAGGACACATAGACAACCCGGTTGGGACTGTTGTGTGCTCGGCTCTCGACAAACTCGGGATTCTCGGACTCCCCATCTGGTTCACCGAACTCGATTTCTCTTCAGCCAACGAATACGTTAGAGCTGACGATTTAGAAGTGATGCTGCGCGAGTGCTTCGCCCACCCTGCAGTGGAAGGCATAGTCCTCTGGGGATTCTGGGAGCTGTTCACGAGCCGAGAAAACTCGCATTTGGTGAATGCTGAAGGTGATTTGAATGAAGCTGGGAAGAGATACCTAGCCCTGAAGCAAGAATGGATGACACATGGGCATGGACATATTGATGAGCAGGGACAGTACTGCTTCAGAGGATTCCTTGGATCATATGAAGTGGAAATCATCACTGCCACAAAGAAAATCACCAAAACATTTGTTGTTGCTGAAAAGGGTGATGATCCACAGGTAATCTCCATTGATGGCCTGTAA
- the LOC116013217 gene encoding 1-aminocyclopropane-1-carboxylate synthase-like — protein sequence MENAFRLKFDRDLRWRTGVELYPVVCESSNGFKVTRTALESAYKKAQEENIRVKGLLINNPSNPLGTVLDRDTLHDIVRFVNDKNIHLVCDEIYAATKTFVSCARKMSSFELVSTQTQHLIAAMLTDQEFVGNFIKQSSERLRRRHESFTRGLAQVGIETLQSNGGLFVWMNLRNLHKEPTFAAELELWKMIINEMKLNVSPGCSFHCHEAGWFRVCFANMDDETMRVALMRIRTSVLQWKGMEAAAAKKQKQCRRNLKISLSFRRLDDCIISSPHSPMNSPLVQETNKHKLIKPWTEIPIHFTVDKRID from the exons ATGGAGAATGCATTTCGGTTGAA ATTTGATAGAGATTTGAGGTGGAGAACAGGGGTAGAGCTTTACCCAGTGGTATGTGAGAGCTCAAATGGGTTTAAAGTCACCAGAACTGCCCTCGAGTCTGCGTATAAGAAGGCCCAAGAAGAGAACATCAGAGTCAAAGGATTGCTCATAAACAACCCTTCAAATCCACTCGGCACTGTTTTAGACCGGGACACGTTACATGACATCGTGCGCTTTGTCAACGACAAAAACATTCATCTAGTATGCGACGAAATCTACGCAGCCACAAAAACATTCGTGAGCTGCGCGAGAAAAATGTCGAGTTTCGAGTTAGTTTCAACACAGACACAACACCTGATTGCTGCAATGTTAACAGACCAAGAATTCGTGGGAAATTTCATTAAACAAAGCTCGGAAAGGCTAAGGAGGAGGCACGAGAGCTTCACGCGCGGACTAGCCCAAGTGGGGATAGAGACTCTGCAGAGCAACGGCGGGCTGTTTGTGTGGATGAATTTGAGAAACCTCCATAAGGAACCAACGTTCGCCGCAGAATTAGAGCTGTGGAAGATGATTATTAATGAAATGAAACTGAATGTGTCCCCTGGATGTTCATTCCATTGCCACGAAGCGGGTTGGTTTCGAGTGTGCTTCGCGAACATGGACGATGAAACCATGAGAGTGGCTCTGATGAGGATCCGGACCTCTGTGCTTCAATGGAAGGGCATGGAAGCCGCAGCAGCAAAGAAGCAGAAACAGTGCAGAAGGAATTTGAAGATCAGCCTGTCGTTTCGGCGATTGGATGATTGCATCATTTCATCCCCTCACTCTCCAATGAATTCACCATTGGTTCAAGAGACCAACAAACATAAGCTGATTAAGCCATGGACGGAAATACCTATCCATTTCACGGTTGACAAACGGATTGACTAA